In Bos taurus isolate L1 Dominette 01449 registration number 42190680 breed Hereford chromosome 11, ARS-UCD2.0, whole genome shotgun sequence, one DNA window encodes the following:
- the RNF224 gene encoding RING finger protein 224, whose translation MLLPEGHSASEEAAAAGPQRGDCIVCYSAYDLAGHLPRRLYCGHTVCQACVRRLATPAPAQRWVPCPQCRQSTPMPRGGVAMLDLDLAAFLAIRAGRGPSRLEPQPPGPCKGSPTVTQQPARLLPASGPPPRFPQPGGCCPGYHSLCWDPSGSPQL comes from the coding sequence ATGCTGCTGCCGGAGGGGCACTCAGCCTCTGAAGAGGCCGCAGCCGCTGGGCCCCAGCGCGGTGACTGCATCGTCTGCTACTCGGCCTATGACCTCGCCGGGCACCTGCCCCGCCGCCTCTACTGCGGCCACACTGTCTGCCAGGCGTGCGTGCGGCGGCTGGCCACGCCGGCCCCTGCGCAGCGCTGGGTCCCCTGCCCGCAGTGCCGCCAGAGCACGCCCATGCCCCGTGGAGGGGTGGCCATGCTGGACCTCGACCTGGCTGCCTTCCTGGCCATCAGGGCCGGACGGGGGCCGTCTCGCCTGGAGCCACAGCCCCCCGGGCCCTGCAAGGGCAGCCCCACTGTCACTcagcagccggccaggctcctccccGCGTCGGGCCCCCCGCCCCGCTTCCCCCAGCCCGGAGGCTGCTGCCCGGGCTACCACAGCCTCTGCTGGGATCCCTCAGGCAGCCCCCAGCTCTGA